The following is a genomic window from Amycolatopsis sp. BJA-103.
ACTCGCGCTCGTCGGCACGAAGAACGGGCTTTCGGCGAGGATGCCGGGATCCCGCGGCCGGTCGAACATCGGCTGCGGCGGCAGGTTCCCGGTGCGCACGATGTGCACCGCCTTCAGGAAACCGGCGATTCCGGCGGTGGCACCGGTGTGCCCGATGTTCGCCTTCACCGAGCCGAGCCCGCAGAATCCGCTGTCGGAGGTGGTGGCCCGCAGGCCGTCGGTGAGCCCCAGCAGCTCGATGTGATCGCCGAGGGCGGTGCCCGACCCGTGCGCCTCGACGTACCGCAGCAGCCGCGCCGGGACGTCGGCCACCCGCAGCGCGGCCGCGACCACGTCGGCGACCCCGGACGGCGTCGGCGCGGTGAAGCCCGGCCGGTTCGAGCCCTCGTTCCCGATGGCGCTGCCGCGGACCACCGCAAGGATGGGATCGCCGTCGGCGAGCGCGTCGGAAAGCCTGCGCAGGGCCACCACGCCGATCCCCGAGCTGAACGCGGTTCCGGTCGACGTGGCGTCGAAGGAGCGGCAGTAGCCGTCCTCGGAGGTCAGGCCGCCCGGCTGGTACCGGTACCCGGTGACCGGCTCGGCGATCGTCGTACCGCCGGCCAGCGCGATGTCGCATTCGCCGGAGAGCAGGCTCAGGGTCGCGTAATGCACCGCGTACAACGAGGACGAACAAGCCGTCTGCACGCCGACGGTCGGCCCGCGCAACCCCAGCTTGTAGCCGATCCTCGACGTCATCAGGTCCCCGAGGCCGCCCAGCGTCAGCCCGAGGTCGTCGAACGCCTCGATCAGCCCGGACTCCATGGTCTTCGCCGCGAGCAGCGCGGCCGAGTACCGGCTCGGCGCGCCTCCCGCGAAGATGCCGGTCACCGGCCCGTCCGCGCGCGGCGGATGTCCCGCGGACTCCAGCGCCTCCCAGCAGCTTTCCAGGAGCAGCCGGTGCTGCGGGTCGATCGTCTCGGCCTCGGTGGGCGACACCCCGAAGAACTCGGCGGCGAAGTCTTCCGCTCCCGGCAGGGTCGCGGCCACCCGGACGAAGTCAGGCGCCTTCAGGTCCGCATCGGACACACCGGACGCCCGGAGCCGGTCCTCGTCCTGTTCCCGCATGGAAACCACACCGGCGTCGAGGTTCCGCCAGAAGCGTTCCGGGGTCCAGGCGTCGGGAAAACGGCAACCGGCGCCCACGACCGCGATATCGGTCTCGTTCGTCATGGGTCAGTTGCCCGCTTCGGTCGGCTGGGTGCGCCGTGCCATGCCGAGCAACCGGCCGCGTTCGCGACCGCCGAGCTCCGCGGGTCCGGCGGTCTCCTCGCTGCCGAGCAACGCGGCCTGTGCCACCACCGTGCTGTGCTCGAAGAGGTCGGCCGCCCTGAGGTCGCGTTCGGTCATGCCGTTGAGCTGCTCCCAGAGCAGCAGCAACAGCAGCGAGTTGCCACCGGCGTCGAAGAAGTTGACCTCCAGCGGAACGGTTTCGACGGCGATGTCGAGCGCGTCCGCCCACGCGCTTCGCACCTTGCCGACGATGTCGGGCTCAGCGATCACGGTCTCGTTCACTTCAGTTCCCCTTATTCGCTTTCGCATCCGGATCAGCCGTCAGGTTCATCGCCTTCGTCACGAGCGCGGCGAGGAGGTCGGTGATGGTGTCTTCGTCGAACAGGTCGGTCAGATAGGAAGCGGACAGCAACAGGTCGTCGGCGAGTTCGGTGACGGTGAGCTCGAACTCGTACTTGACGTGCAACGGCCGCAGCGGGAGATAACGGGCTTCGATGCCGGGAGACAGCTCGGCGGGCGACGGCACACCATCGGCCGAAGCGAGGTACACCGGCGTCACCGGCGGCCGGTCGAGGCCGCGGTCGGGATGCACCGCCGACGCGATCGCGTCGAACGGCACGTCCGCGTTGCGGTAGCAGGAAACGCTCGCCTCACGGACCCGGCCGAGCAGCTCCCGCCAAGTGGGCTCACCGCTCGAATCCACCCGGAGCACCAGCGTGTTGACGAACATGCCCACCGCGTTCGCGGACTCCGGCGCGTCCCGGCCCACCCAGGGGATCGCGAACAGGAAGTCCCGTTGCCCGCTCCGGCCGCCGAGGGTGCTCGCGAGCAGCGCCGCTGTCGCCATGAAGGTGGTACAGCCGAGTTCGCCGCAGACCTCGCGCAACCGGGCCGTCAGTTCTTCCCCGAGATTCACCCGGCGGGACGCGCCGAGGGTCGGCTGGGTGTTCGTCCGCTGCCGATCGTACGGGAGCAGCACATCGGTCGGGGCACCGTCCAGTTCGGACACTCGCACGGCGGCCCGCTCTTCCCGCGACGCGGCCGCCGGAGAATTCGAACCGTCCACTTGGGACGGATGGACGGGTGCCGGAAGCTCGGCGGGCCTGCCTTCCCGCTCGGCCCGATAGGCCTCGGCCAGCTGCTCGGACAGGATCTGCTGTGACCACCCGTCGTTGACGATGTGGTGCGCGCTGACCACGACCAGCGTCCGGTCTTTCCGCGTGATGACCTCGGCGCGCGCGAGCGGGCCCGTCGCCAGGTCGAACCCGTCCCAGCTCACCTTCGCCAGCCGGGCCTCGAGCCGGGCGTCGTCCCACCGTTCACCGTCGCTCACCATGATCTCGGGGGGCGGCGAGTCCGTGCGGTAGAAGAGCCGCCGCAGCTTCCGGTCGAGCTCGAACCGGGAACGCAACGCGGGATGGCGGCCGAGGACCTGCTGGATCGCCCGGCGGAGCGCGTCCTGGTCGATCGCGCCCCGCAGTTCGATCACCATGGGGAGCACGTAAGCCGACCGCAGCCCGGCGATCCGGTCGAGGAACCAGAATCGCTGCTGCACCGAGGTCGCCGGGTACCGGTCCGCCGGATCCGGTGCCGCGCCGCCGGTCTTTTCGGCCGGCGCGTCGGCACCCGCGGCGAGCAACCGGCCGAGCCCGGCGACCGTGGGGTCGGCCAGGAAGTCGGCCGGGGGCACCCAGACACCGTGGCGCCGCTGAGCCTCGGAAAGCATGTGGACCGCGAGCAGGGAATGTCCGCTGAGGGAGAAGAAGTTCGTCTCCGGAACCAGGTCCGCGACGGTGAGCGTCAGATCTCCCTTGGCCACCTTGGGCAGCACGTCCACGAAGAGGTCCGCGGCCCACCGCTGCTCCTCGGTGAACTCGCCCCGCCAAACCTCGGCCGGAGGCCACTCGGGCTCTTTCTCGACGTCCTCCGGATCCGGCTCCCAGCCCGCCAGCCTGCCGTCGACGTCGTCGATCCCGGCGAGCAGGTCGCGAACGGTGCCGCCGGGTTCGGCCACCGCCTTCGTGAGAACGGCCAGGAAATCGTCGCCGACGAACCGGCCCATGCCGCCGGGGTGGCGATCGGTCGCGAACTCGACCATGCCGGTGATCTCGTCCTGTGCCTCCTCCAGCAACAGAAGGAGATCGAACTTGGCCGTACCGGTCGGAAGCTGGACCGGCGGAGTCCACAACTCCGGAGCGGGCGGCTTCGGCGCCGGCACGTTCTGCAGCGCGAATCCCACGTCCACCAGTCCGACGCGGGCGCCCTTCGCCGCGGCGACCTCAGCGGTCAGCTGGTTGAACGGGATCCGTTGGTAGGTAAGGGACCGGAACGCCTCTTTCCGGGTATGCCCGCAGAGTTCGGCGAACGTCCAGTCCGTTTCCGAACGGCATTTCAGCGGCACGGTGTTGACGAAGAACCCAGCCAGCTTCTCCAGGTCCGGATGCGGGCGGTTGGCGGCGAGCGTCCCCACCAGGAATTCCGGCTGCCCGGACCATCGCCGCAGCACCAGCTGAAACGCGGCGAAGAGCAGCACATACGGTGTCGCGCGCAGGGTCTTCGCCAGCTCTCGCAGGTTCGCGACCACCGGTCCGGGCACCGTGAAGGTGTGCTGAGCGCCGGGAACAGAACCTTCCGGGGAGCCCGCCCGGCCCCGTCGGCCGGTGAGGTTCACCCCGCCGGGCACGGTCAGCAGATCCGCCGCACGGTCGGCGACCCGTTGCCGCAGCTCGGGATCGGCGCCCGCCGCGCGGTCCCACACCGCGAAATCGGCGTATTGGACGTCCAGCCCGGGCAACGACGCCGGCCGTCCCTCGATCGCGTCCTGGTACGCCTTGCCGAGATCTTCCAGCAGCACCGCGATCGACCAGCCGTCGACGGCGATGTGGTGGATCACCAGCAGGAGCGCGTCCCCGGACGGAGCGCCGCGCCACACCGTACAGCGCAGGAGCGGACCCGCGGCCAGGTCGAACGGTTTCGCGGCTCGTTCCTCGGCTTCCGCGCGGATCCGTTGCCCCGCCTCCGTGACGCCGCCGAGCTCGATCACCTCGATCTCGGCGGCTTCGGCGGCTTCGGCGTCCCCGACCACCTGCACCGGCTGTCCATTTCGGACCTGGTACGTCGTGCGCAGGATCTCGTGTTTCGCCACCACGGCGGTCAAAGCGGCGCGCAGCGCTTCGGGTTCCGCCCGGCCGCGCCAGTTCATCAGCATCGGAACGTTGTAGGTCACCGAACCCGGTGTCGTGGCGTCGATGAACCACAGCCGTTCCTGTGCGAACGACAGCGGCGCGACACGAGCGCCCGACCGGGTCAGGGCGGGCAAGGTCGAGTTGGTCAACGGTTCCCCCGGTGGTTCGTTGCTCCGTGGACGCGGATGGCCATCGGTTACGACGCCGCCGTGCGGACGTGGACCGCCAGCGCGTCGAAGGATTCGGCGAGGAGTACGTCCGCCGGTTCCAGCGGAACCGCGTACCGCTGCTGGATCCGGGACGCGACCTGGACGGCGAGGACGGAATTCCCGCCGATGTCGAGGAAGTTGTCGGCGGCGGAGAAGTTCGACCTGCCCAGCACGTCTCGCAGGATTCCCTTGACCTGGGCCAGAACCGGGTCGTCGGAAGGATCGTCTTCGACAGGTTCGTCGCGGCCCGCATCGGCGAACAACGCGACCATCCGGGCGCGGTCCGCTTTCCCGGTCGCGCCGACCGGCAGCTCGGGCAACACGTGCCAATGGGCCGGAATCATGTAGCCGGGCAGTTTCGCGGTCAGTTCCCCCGCCAGCGCGTCGGTCGGGTCTTCGTCTGTTCCCTTGGCGGGCAACAGGAACGCGACCAGTTCGGCGGACGCCCCCTCACCCACCTTTTCCACGAACGCGGCATCGACGAGACCCGTGGAAACCGCGACCCGCTCGATCTCCTCCAGCTCGATCCGGAAGCCGCGCAGCTTGATCTGCCGGTCCTTCCTGCCGAGCATTTCCAAGGCACCGCCGGCGACCTCGCGGACCAGGTCGCCGGTCCGGTACACCCGCTCACCGCTGGACGGCGCGATCACGAAGCGTTCCGCGGTGAGTTCGGGGCGGTTCAGGTAGCCGGTGGCCACCCCTGGCCCACCGAGGCACAGCTCGCCCGATTCCCCGGCGGCCACCGGGTTCAGGTCTTCGTCCAGTACGTGGACCGTCGTCTTCTGCAGGGGGTACCCGATGGGGATCCGTTCGGCACCGGCCAGGCTTTCGGTGGTGCAGGCGAAGAAGGTGGCGAAGGCGGTGGCCTCGGTCGGCCCGTAACCGTTCACCAGCCGGGCGGGCGGCCGCGCGGCGAGCACCCGCCGGACCGCGGCGAGGTCGAGCTGTTCCCCGCCGACGACCAGGTTCTTCATCGAGCCGAAAGCGTCAGGACGCTCCCAGGCCACCGTGTGGAACAGCGACGTGGTGAGGAACATCGTGGTGATTTCCTCGGTGCGCACCAAATCCGCCCAGGTGTTCATGGTGACGTCGGTGAGCAGGGGAAAGGGCACGATGGTCCCGCCGGAGGTGAGCGTGCTCCAAATCTCGCAGGTGGTCACGTCGAAGGCGGGATTGCACGTGTTCGCGACGCGATCGCCCGGGTCGATCGTGCAGTAGTTCGGCTCCACCACCAACCGGTTCACCGCGCGATGCGGGATGACGACGCCTTTCGGCCGTCCGGTGGAACCCGAGGTGTAGGTGACGTAGATCGGATCCTCACCGGCCGCGGCTTCCATCGGTGCCGTCGAATCCGTCTCGCCCCGCTCTTGCGGCACCGAAAGCACCCGCACACCGGAAGGAAGAATCGCCCGGCGTCCGGCTTCGGCCTGTGGGGCGCAGATCAGCACCCGCGAACCCGATTCCTCGACGATATCGGCGATGCGTTCCGCGGGAGCGTGGACGTCCAAGGGCAGGTAGGCCGCGCGGGCCCGGACGACCCCGAGAAAGGCCACCACCAAGTCGAGGGAGCGTGGGAGATCGACCGCGACAAGATCGCCGGGGCGCACGTCTTGGGCCATGAGGATCTCGGCGAGCCGCCCGGCGTGCTGCCAGAGCTCACGGTAATTCATCGACCGGCCGGTGACCGGTTCGCGCACCGCGCAGGTCTCCGGCCGGCGCTTTACCCATTCCTCCACCAGGGTCGCTATTCCCTTGCCGGAGGCGGGCGCCGAGAAAGAATTCACCAGAGAAGGTTTTGTCCTTGTCGCGTGTTCGGCAGACCCCATGAAGCAACATCCCCCAGAACATGATTGAACAGATCAGAACCTTGCCAGGCAGTAGAAGCCCGCCTGTTTCACCGCACCCCAGCCCCGATCGCCAAGCTAGGTGATGCGGGCGGTGCCATCAATACGCCAATCGAGGCAAGGATTCTCCCGCGTCGCACCCAAGGCGGTCACACCATGCGGATCATGGATATCTTTTGCCGCATGACACTTCCCGCGATCTTTCTTCGCGCCTCGGACAAAGGTGAAATACTCACCTACGGTGACGGCAATGTCTCTTTGGTGCTGGCTTCCGGAGACGCGACGGGCGGAGCGTTCTCCGTTGTCGAGCACCGGCTTCGGCCCGGTGCGAGCGGCCCGCCACTGCATCGCCATGAACGCCTATGCGATTCCTTCTATGTATTGGAAGGAACAGTGACCCTGCGCATCGGAGAGCGCACCGTTTCCGCGGGCCCTGGCTCGTACGCCTGTTTTCCTCCCGGCGTCGCGCACTGCTACCGCAACGACACCGACGCCCCGGTGCGCATGCTCAACATCAACGCGCCGGGCGGCTGGGACCGGGTCCTGCGCGCGCTGGTCTCCGCCGGCGGCGACCGGCCGCTCGACCAGACCGAGATCGGGCGCATCTCCGCCGAGCACGACATGATCGTCCTGGAATAGCGCGGGCCGGTGTTCGACCGGGAACTCTCCCCACTCGAACACGAACGGGCCGGGATTCCCCGCCTTTTTCTGCGGTAACGTCCAATCAACCGATCAAAACGAAGTCAACCGATCAAAACGGAGGATCGCCTTGCTGCGTCACCGCCTCGCCCCGGACGCGGATCTCCGCGCGCTCGAACCCTGGCTGGCTGCCGAATTCGCCGCCTACGTCCACCGGGCCCGGGAACACCTGGCGCCGTGGCTGCCCTGGGCCCGGACCATCGTCGACGAGGAGACCGCCCGGCAGTTCCTCCAGCGGTACGCCGATCAGCAGGCCTCCGACGGCGGACGGATCTACGGGATCTGGCTGGACGGCGAACTCGCCGGCGGCACCCTGTTCCGCATCTTCGAACCCCGGACTTCGACCTGCGAGATCGGCGTCTGGCTCTCGCGGGAAGCGCAAGGACGCG
Proteins encoded in this region:
- a CDS encoding GNAT family N-acetyltransferase translates to MLRHRLAPDADLRALEPWLAAEFAAYVHRAREHLAPWLPWARTIVDEETARQFLQRYADQQASDGGRIYGIWLDGELAGGTLFRIFEPRTSTCEIGVWLSREAQGRGLIQQTARLMIDWAVRERGMNRVEWRTFPANDRSIAVARRLGMKHEGTLREAFPMDGVGQDIEVWSILAAEWRAANPPATSG
- a CDS encoding cupin domain-containing protein, encoding MLASGDATGGAFSVVEHRLRPGASGPPLHRHERLCDSFYVLEGTVTLRIGERTVSAGPGSYACFPPGVAHCYRNDTDAPVRMLNINAPGGWDRVLRALVSAGGDRPLDQTEIGRISAEHDMIVLE
- a CDS encoding non-ribosomal peptide synthetase, with amino-acid sequence MNSFSAPASGKGIATLVEEWVKRRPETCAVREPVTGRSMNYRELWQHAGRLAEILMAQDVRPGDLVAVDLPRSLDLVVAFLGVVRARAAYLPLDVHAPAERIADIVEESGSRVLICAPQAEAGRRAILPSGVRVLSVPQERGETDSTAPMEAAAGEDPIYVTYTSGSTGRPKGVVIPHRAVNRLVVEPNYCTIDPGDRVANTCNPAFDVTTCEIWSTLTSGGTIVPFPLLTDVTMNTWADLVRTEEITTMFLTTSLFHTVAWERPDAFGSMKNLVVGGEQLDLAAVRRVLAARPPARLVNGYGPTEATAFATFFACTTESLAGAERIPIGYPLQKTTVHVLDEDLNPVAAGESGELCLGGPGVATGYLNRPELTAERFVIAPSSGERVYRTGDLVREVAGGALEMLGRKDRQIKLRGFRIELEEIERVAVSTGLVDAAFVEKVGEGASAELVAFLLPAKGTDEDPTDALAGELTAKLPGYMIPAHWHVLPELPVGATGKADRARMVALFADAGRDEPVEDDPSDDPVLAQVKGILRDVLGRSNFSAADNFLDIGGNSVLAVQVASRIQQRYAVPLEPADVLLAESFDALAVHVRTAAS
- a CDS encoding acyl carrier protein → MNETVIAEPDIVGKVRSAWADALDIAVETVPLEVNFFDAGGNSLLLLLLWEQLNGMTERDLRAADLFEHSTVVAQAALLGSEETAGPAELGGRERGRLLGMARRTQPTEAGN
- a CDS encoding condensation domain-containing protein, translating into MTNSTLPALTRSGARVAPLSFAQERLWFIDATTPGSVTYNVPMLMNWRGRAEPEALRAALTAVVAKHEILRTTYQVRNGQPVQVVGDAEAAEAAEIEVIELGGVTEAGQRIRAEAEERAAKPFDLAAGPLLRCTVWRGAPSGDALLLVIHHIAVDGWSIAVLLEDLGKAYQDAIEGRPASLPGLDVQYADFAVWDRAAGADPELRQRVADRAADLLTVPGGVNLTGRRGRAGSPEGSVPGAQHTFTVPGPVVANLRELAKTLRATPYVLLFAAFQLVLRRWSGQPEFLVGTLAANRPHPDLEKLAGFFVNTVPLKCRSETDWTFAELCGHTRKEAFRSLTYQRIPFNQLTAEVAAAKGARVGLVDVGFALQNVPAPKPPAPELWTPPVQLPTGTAKFDLLLLLEEAQDEITGMVEFATDRHPGGMGRFVGDDFLAVLTKAVAEPGGTVRDLLAGIDDVDGRLAGWEPDPEDVEKEPEWPPAEVWRGEFTEEQRWAADLFVDVLPKVAKGDLTLTVADLVPETNFFSLSGHSLLAVHMLSEAQRRHGVWVPPADFLADPTVAGLGRLLAAGADAPAEKTGGAAPDPADRYPATSVQQRFWFLDRIAGLRSAYVLPMVIELRGAIDQDALRRAIQQVLGRHPALRSRFELDRKLRRLFYRTDSPPPEIMVSDGERWDDARLEARLAKVSWDGFDLATGPLARAEVITRKDRTLVVVSAHHIVNDGWSQQILSEQLAEAYRAEREGRPAELPAPVHPSQVDGSNSPAAASREERAAVRVSELDGAPTDVLLPYDRQRTNTQPTLGASRRVNLGEELTARLREVCGELGCTTFMATAALLASTLGGRSGQRDFLFAIPWVGRDAPESANAVGMFVNTLVLRVDSSGEPTWRELLGRVREASVSCYRNADVPFDAIASAVHPDRGLDRPPVTPVYLASADGVPSPAELSPGIEARYLPLRPLHVKYEFELTVTELADDLLLSASYLTDLFDEDTITDLLAALVTKAMNLTADPDAKANKGN